From the genome of Eublepharis macularius isolate TG4126 chromosome 12, MPM_Emac_v1.0, whole genome shotgun sequence, one region includes:
- the LOC129339713 gene encoding uncharacterized protein LOC129339713, translating into MRRATFEYIVGELREDLVRETTHMRDPVPPEEMIAITIWKLATGTTNSATLPAFGRGVSTVCGIFDEVCELIAAKLTEKWICIDYLEDIISGFEERGFPNAWGAVDGTHIEIRSPPFSGDKYINRKGYCSMILQAVVDSDARFLDIFVGFPGRAHDARVLRNSPLFKRLEDGARRPKRPVTLEGVTFDPVIIGDPAYPLRPWLMKPYPAPSTRAQERFNYRLSRARMSVERSFGILKNRWLYLQRPLLVSERLMVAVITTCCILHNICLSRGDIVYGPFPREPLMEPADERPQIPWSEAALTARAVSIRAAISAHFQHGR; encoded by the coding sequence atgcGACGTGCCACGTTCGAGTACATTGTTGGGGAGCTTCGCGAAGATCTCGTCCGCGAGACGACCCACATGCGCGACCCAGTCCCTCCCGAGGAGATGATCGCCATCACCATCTGGAAGCTTGCcacaggaaccacaaactccgcgACACTGCCCGCATTTGGCCGTGGCGTCTCTACCGTCTGCGGGATATTCGACGAGGTCTGCGAGCTCATCGCTGCAAAGCTGACCGAGAAGTGGATCTGCATCGATTACCTCGAGGACATTATCTCCGGGTTCGAGGAGAGGGGATTCCCCAATGCCTGGGGCGCCGTGGACGGGACACACATCGAGATCCGTTCTCCGCCTTTCTCTGGGGACAAGTACATCAACCGCAAGGGATACTGCTCCATGATTCTCCAGGCGGTGGTGGACAGCGATGCACgattcctggacatttttgtgggcttcccGGGAAGGGCGCACGACGCGCGTGTGCTCCGTAACTCGCCCCTTTTCAAGAGACTCGAGGATGGCGCCCGTCGCCCGAAGCGGCCGGTCACTCTGGAGGGGGTCACATTCGACCCGGTAATCATCGGGGACCCCGCCTATCCTCTTCGGCCCTGGCTCATGAAGCCCTATCCGGCGCCATCAACGCGCGCCCAGGAGCGCTTTAACTACAGACTGAGCCGGGCGCGCATGAGTGTGGAACGCTCGTTCGGAATTCTGAAAAATCGCTGGCTTTATTTACAGCGGCCCCTACTTGTCAGCGAGCGCCTCATGGTCGCGGTAATCACCACCTGCTGCATCCTTCACAACATTTGCCTCTCGCGCGGGGACATCGTTTACGGGCCGTTCCCGCGCGAGCCGCTGATGGAGCCCGCGGATGAGCGGCCGCAGATTCCCTGGTCCGAGGCCGCTCTTACCGCGCGGGCAGTATCGATTCGTGCCGCCATAAGTGCGCACTTCCAGCATGGCCGATAA